The following proteins are co-located in the Kineococcus endophyticus genome:
- a CDS encoding L-threonylcarbamoyladenylate synthase, whose amino-acid sequence MARFVEVHPQDPQPRAVSQLAAMLRDDALIAYPTDSCYALGCRLDSHTGADRIRRIRHLDDRHHFTLVCSDFAQLGQFVHLDNVQFRAVKAATPNPYTFILPATKEVPRRFAHPKKKTVGVRIPDHPFVRALLSELGEPLLSSTLLLPDHEEPLTDGWTVKEELDHVVDAVVDAGECGTEPTTVVDWSQGYPEVVRVGAGDPSRFE is encoded by the coding sequence ATGGCCCGCTTCGTCGAGGTGCACCCGCAGGACCCGCAACCGCGGGCGGTCTCCCAGCTCGCGGCGATGCTGCGCGACGACGCGCTCATCGCCTACCCGACGGACTCCTGCTACGCCCTCGGCTGCCGGCTCGACAGCCACACCGGTGCCGACCGCATCCGGCGCATCCGCCACCTCGACGACCGGCACCACTTCACGCTCGTGTGCTCCGACTTCGCCCAGCTCGGCCAGTTCGTGCACCTCGACAACGTGCAGTTCCGGGCCGTCAAGGCCGCGACGCCCAACCCGTACACGTTCATCCTGCCCGCCACGAAGGAGGTGCCCCGGCGGTTCGCGCACCCGAAGAAGAAGACCGTCGGGGTGCGGATCCCCGACCACCCGTTCGTCCGGGCGCTGCTGTCCGAGCTGGGCGAACCGCTGCTGTCGAGCACGCTGCTGCTGCCCGACCACGAGGAGCCGCTCACGGACGGCTGGACCGTCAAGGAGGAGCTCGACCACGTCGTCGACGCCGTCGTGGACGCCGGGGAGTGCGGGACCGAGCCGACGACGGTCGTCGACTGGTCGCAGGGGTACCCCGAGGTCGTGCGCGTGGGGGCCGGGGACCCGTCGCGCTTCGAGTGA
- a CDS encoding extracellular solute-binding protein, with protein MTSPTAARRTFLALALAAPLGVSLAACGDSGPGAAAGGSGGDGASMWFLTGQPAEGIRSDAIEAFNKANPDSKLSMASFQNDAFKAKIRTAIGANQAPTIIPTWGGGGLRDYVKNSQVEDLTSFFAENAALKDKLFASAFGAATVDGKIYAVPCETVAPIVMYYNKTLFQQVGAEIPTTWDELMAVVDVFKGAGIAPIALGGQSRWTNMMWLEYLYDRIGGPELFTSIYEGQPDAWSQPDSIAALTKVQDLVKAGGFVNGFASITADSNADQALLYSGKAAMMLHGSWVYGSMKTDGGDFVTGGNLAFSTFPSVGGGKGDMANTVGNPSGYYAMSSKATDKAKTDAKKFFAEGLVTDATTKAWIASGNVPIVTGSDAEFGSGEDSEWLKFVYDLASEAPSFQQSWDQALSPTAAEALLENIEKLFGLSSTPEEFAKAMDATSGS; from the coding sequence ATGACGTCCCCCACCGCCGCCCGGCGGACCTTCCTGGCCCTCGCCCTCGCCGCCCCGCTCGGCGTCTCGCTCGCCGCGTGCGGCGACTCCGGCCCCGGCGCCGCCGCCGGCGGCTCCGGCGGTGACGGCGCGAGCATGTGGTTCCTCACGGGCCAGCCGGCCGAGGGCATCCGCAGCGACGCGATCGAGGCCTTCAACAAGGCCAACCCGGACTCGAAGCTGTCGATGGCGTCCTTCCAGAACGACGCCTTCAAGGCCAAGATCCGGACCGCCATCGGCGCGAACCAGGCCCCGACGATCATCCCGACCTGGGGTGGTGGCGGCCTGCGCGACTACGTGAAGAACTCCCAGGTGGAGGACCTGACGTCGTTCTTCGCCGAGAACGCCGCCCTCAAGGACAAGCTCTTCGCGAGCGCCTTCGGGGCCGCGACCGTCGACGGCAAGATCTACGCGGTGCCGTGCGAGACCGTCGCCCCCATCGTCATGTACTACAACAAGACGCTCTTCCAGCAGGTGGGCGCCGAGATCCCCACGACGTGGGACGAGCTCATGGCGGTCGTCGACGTCTTCAAGGGCGCGGGCATCGCCCCGATCGCCCTGGGCGGGCAGTCCCGCTGGACGAACATGATGTGGCTGGAGTACCTCTACGACCGCATCGGCGGCCCGGAACTGTTCACCTCCATCTACGAGGGACAACCGGACGCCTGGTCGCAGCCGGACTCGATCGCAGCGCTGACCAAGGTGCAGGACCTCGTGAAGGCCGGCGGCTTCGTCAACGGCTTCGCCTCGATCACCGCCGACTCCAACGCCGACCAGGCCCTGCTGTACAGCGGCAAGGCCGCGATGATGCTGCACGGTTCCTGGGTCTACGGCTCCATGAAGACCGACGGCGGCGACTTCGTGACGGGAGGGAACCTGGCGTTCAGCACCTTCCCCTCCGTCGGCGGCGGCAAGGGCGACATGGCGAACACGGTCGGGAACCCGTCGGGCTACTACGCCATGTCCTCCAAGGCCACCGACAAGGCCAAGACGGACGCGAAGAAGTTCTTCGCCGAGGGCCTGGTCACCGACGCCACGACGAAGGCCTGGATCGCGTCGGGCAACGTCCCCATCGTCACCGGCTCGGACGCGGAGTTCGGCAGCGGCGAGGACAGCGAGTGGCTGAAGTTCGTCTACGACCTGGCCTCCGAGGCGCCCTCCTTCCAGCAGTCCTGGGACCAGGCGCTCTCGCCGACGGCC
- a CDS encoding carbohydrate ABC transporter permease, which translates to MAATLTPGTLKGVKPATATRPVEKRWERLAPYGYVAPFYVLFLVFGLFPLLFTFYVALFDWNPIGDKTFVGLANFQQLAADPRFWNALKNTFSIWIISTAPQLLIALVLAQVLNSALLRFATFFRMAMLLPYITSVAATAIVFAQLFNRDFGLLNWVIGGLGFEHVDFMSTPVGSHLLVSTMVVWRWFGYNTLLYLAALQAVPRDLYEAAAMDGAGPVKQFFHITLPSLRPVIVFTVIMSTIGGLQIFTEPLLLSNGTLTCGTARQCQTLSLFLYEQGFGSFKFGYGSAIGVALFAIIVVVALVNFLLSSRLGKKG; encoded by the coding sequence ATGGCCGCCACGCTGACCCCGGGCACCCTCAAGGGGGTGAAGCCCGCGACCGCGACCCGCCCGGTGGAGAAGCGGTGGGAACGCCTCGCGCCGTACGGCTACGTCGCGCCGTTCTACGTGCTGTTCCTGGTCTTCGGCCTCTTCCCGCTGCTGTTCACGTTCTACGTCGCGCTGTTCGACTGGAACCCGATCGGGGACAAGACCTTCGTCGGCCTGGCGAACTTCCAGCAGCTCGCGGCCGACCCGCGGTTCTGGAACGCGCTGAAGAACACGTTCAGCATCTGGATCATCTCGACCGCCCCGCAGCTGCTCATCGCGCTCGTCCTGGCGCAGGTGCTGAACAGCGCCCTGCTCCGCTTCGCCACCTTCTTCCGGATGGCGATGCTGCTGCCGTACATCACCTCGGTGGCGGCGACGGCGATCGTCTTCGCCCAGCTCTTCAACCGCGACTTCGGGCTGCTGAACTGGGTCATCGGCGGCCTGGGGTTCGAGCACGTCGACTTCATGTCGACGCCGGTGGGCAGCCACCTCCTCGTCTCCACGATGGTCGTCTGGCGCTGGTTCGGCTACAACACGCTGCTCTACCTCGCGGCGCTGCAGGCCGTCCCGCGCGACCTCTACGAGGCGGCCGCGATGGACGGTGCGGGCCCCGTCAAGCAGTTCTTCCACATCACGCTGCCCTCGCTGCGGCCGGTGATCGTCTTCACCGTCATCATGTCGACGATCGGCGGGCTGCAGATCTTCACCGAACCGCTGCTGCTGTCGAACGGGACGCTGACGTGCGGGACGGCCCGGCAGTGCCAGACGCTCTCGCTGTTCCTCTACGAGCAGGGCTTCGGGTCGTTCAAGTTCGGCTACGGCTCGGCCATCGGGGTCGCCCTGTTCGCGATCATCGTCGTCGTGGCCCTCGTCAACTTCCTGCTCTCCAGCCGACTCGGGAAGAAGGGCTGA
- a CDS encoding SDR family oxidoreductase, whose translation MSQPSQQQEPPGTTDAMRPTPDHGETSYRGNDKLVGKAAIVTGGDSGIGRAVAIAFAREGADVVISYLSEHEDAQETARWVEEAGRRAVLVAGDVSEADQCRAVVDACVREFGKVDVLVNNAAYQMSHDTLEEISDEEWLFTVNTNLSAFFYLSKAALPHMGRGSSIIGSSSVNSDNPKPTLIPYSVTKAGIANMCASMAQLLGDRGIRVNSVAPGPVWTPLIPATMPPEQVETFGQQVPLGRPGQPAELAPVYVLLASDDGSYVSGARVAVTGGNPIL comes from the coding sequence GTGTCCCAGCCCAGCCAGCAGCAGGAACCCCCCGGCACCACCGACGCGATGCGACCGACCCCCGACCACGGGGAGACGTCCTACCGCGGCAACGACAAGCTCGTCGGCAAGGCGGCGATCGTCACGGGCGGCGACTCCGGCATCGGCCGTGCGGTCGCCATCGCGTTCGCCCGCGAGGGCGCCGACGTCGTCATCAGCTACCTGTCCGAGCACGAGGACGCGCAGGAGACGGCCCGGTGGGTCGAGGAGGCCGGTCGGCGCGCCGTGCTCGTCGCCGGCGACGTCTCGGAGGCCGACCAGTGCCGGGCCGTCGTCGACGCGTGCGTCCGGGAGTTCGGCAAGGTCGACGTCCTGGTCAACAACGCGGCGTACCAGATGAGTCACGACACCCTGGAGGAGATCTCCGACGAGGAGTGGCTGTTCACCGTGAACACCAACCTCAGCGCGTTCTTCTACCTCTCCAAAGCCGCGCTCCCCCACATGGGCCGAGGGTCGTCCATCATCGGCAGCAGCTCGGTGAACTCCGACAACCCCAAGCCCACGCTCATCCCCTACTCGGTGACCAAGGCGGGGATCGCGAACATGTGCGCCTCGATGGCGCAGCTGCTCGGGGACCGCGGCATCCGTGTCAACAGCGTCGCCCCCGGCCCCGTGTGGACCCCGCTCATCCCGGCGACGATGCCGCCGGAACAGGTCGAGACGTTCGGACAGCAGGTGCCGCTGGGACGACCGGGTCAGCCGGCCGAGCTGGCCCCGGTGTACGTGCTGCTCGCCTCCGACGACGGCAGCTACGTCTCGGGTGCCCGCGTCGCGGTGACGGGCGGCAACCCGATCCTCTGA
- a CDS encoding phytanoyl-CoA dioxygenase family protein, giving the protein MSLTSTSPALTDAQVEHFLDTGYVVLPGCFTAQDAAPHVDRAWDRLGVDRDDPSTWDRPRVHLRSEQHLDAASFAPAAHAAACQLLGGQDRVQTPWRWSDGMIANLGVGADRPFEEPSAAVPGWHKDGDFFRHFLDSPEQGLLTIVLWTDVHSRGGGTFVATDSVGVVARFLAERPEGVLPDELQQTRLVEQCHEFVELTGKAGDVVLMHPFVLHATSQNVLRAQRLITNPPLSLRAPLRFDRPDPADHSPVERAVLRGLGVERFPFTPTRPREAVVPRGR; this is encoded by the coding sequence ATGAGCCTGACGAGCACGAGCCCCGCGCTGACCGACGCGCAGGTCGAGCACTTCCTCGACACGGGCTACGTGGTCCTGCCGGGCTGCTTCACCGCCCAGGACGCCGCACCCCACGTGGACCGCGCCTGGGACCGGCTGGGCGTCGACCGCGACGACCCCTCGACGTGGGACCGGCCCCGCGTGCACCTGCGCTCCGAGCAGCACCTCGACGCCGCGTCGTTCGCCCCGGCGGCCCACGCCGCGGCCTGCCAGCTCCTGGGCGGACAGGACCGCGTCCAGACCCCGTGGCGGTGGTCGGACGGGATGATCGCCAACCTGGGTGTGGGCGCCGACCGGCCGTTCGAGGAACCCTCGGCGGCGGTGCCCGGGTGGCACAAGGACGGGGACTTCTTCCGGCACTTCCTGGACTCCCCGGAACAGGGGCTGCTGACGATCGTCCTGTGGACCGACGTGCACTCCCGCGGCGGCGGCACGTTCGTGGCCACCGACTCCGTCGGCGTCGTCGCGCGGTTCCTGGCCGAGCGCCCCGAGGGCGTCCTGCCCGACGAGCTGCAGCAGACCCGCCTGGTGGAGCAGTGCCACGAGTTCGTGGAACTGACGGGGAAGGCCGGGGACGTCGTGCTCATGCACCCCTTCGTGCTGCACGCCACGTCCCAGAACGTCCTGCGCGCCCAGCGGCTCATCACCAACCCGCCGCTGAGCCTGCGCGCACCGCTGCGGTTCGACCGGCCCGACCCCGCCGACCACTCGCCCGTGGAACGTGCCGTCCTGCGCGGGCTCGGCGTCGAGCGCTTCCCCTTCACCCCGACCCGGCCGCGGGAGGCCGTGGTGCCCCGCGGCCGGTGA
- a CDS encoding LacI family DNA-binding transcriptional regulator gives MRDVAAEAGVSPMTVSNALTGRRPVSEATRRTVLEAVDRLGYQVNVAARSLRQGRTGVVGIAVPTLDSHYYSRLAHRLVLAFSQAGLATVVEETHASREGELAAFRDSRLNAYDGLVIAALGLTEREINALSREVPVVVLGEQELHQTVDHVSMPNVAGAEAATRLLLDRGCRRLALVGFPTLTGLEDVTLPEGAAFVLRAEGFARVVREHGVQASAAYAGVTQAAGAACARELLGRGEVPDGIFCVTDTLAFGVVRGLADQGVRVPDDVLVVGFDDVEDAQFHIPSLTSVAPDLDGLVSQAVHLLGRRIASPRALPQDVTVSFRVVERESTTRS, from the coding sequence ATGCGCGACGTCGCGGCGGAGGCGGGGGTCTCCCCGATGACCGTCTCCAACGCCCTGACGGGCCGGCGACCGGTGAGCGAGGCCACCCGCCGCACCGTCCTCGAGGCCGTCGACCGGCTCGGCTACCAGGTGAACGTCGCGGCGCGCAGCCTGCGGCAGGGACGCACGGGCGTCGTCGGCATCGCCGTGCCCACCCTCGACAGCCACTACTACAGCCGGCTCGCCCACCGGCTGGTCCTCGCCTTCTCCCAGGCCGGGCTGGCCACCGTGGTCGAGGAGACGCACGCCAGCCGCGAGGGCGAGCTGGCCGCGTTCCGCGACTCCCGGCTCAACGCCTACGACGGGCTCGTCATCGCCGCGCTGGGACTCACCGAGCGCGAGATCAACGCCCTGAGCCGGGAGGTCCCCGTCGTCGTCCTCGGCGAGCAGGAACTGCACCAGACCGTCGACCACGTGAGCATGCCGAACGTGGCGGGCGCGGAGGCGGCCACGCGGTTGCTGCTGGACCGGGGCTGCCGCCGGCTCGCCCTCGTGGGTTTCCCGACGCTGACGGGACTGGAGGACGTGACCCTGCCGGAGGGCGCGGCGTTCGTGCTCCGCGCCGAGGGCTTCGCCCGGGTCGTCCGCGAGCACGGGGTGCAGGCCTCGGCGGCCTACGCCGGGGTCACCCAGGCCGCGGGGGCCGCCTGCGCCCGCGAGCTGCTGGGCCGCGGCGAGGTGCCCGACGGGATCTTCTGCGTCACCGACACCCTGGCCTTCGGCGTCGTGCGGGGTCTGGCCGACCAGGGCGTCCGCGTCCCGGACGACGTCCTCGTCGTGGGCTTCGACGACGTGGAGGACGCGCAGTTCCACATCCCCTCGCTGACCTCGGTGGCCCCCGACCTCGACGGGCTCGTCAGTCAGGCCGTGCACCTCCTGGGGCGGCGCATCGCCAGTCCGAGAGCGCTCCCACAGGACGTCACCGTCTCGTTCCGGGTGGTCGAGCGGGAGTCCACGACTCGCTCTTGA
- a CDS encoding DUF1801 domain-containing protein, translated as MDAHEYVAAVPETHRALFERVDRLLREGRDDLETDLSYGILRYRRPGPARARRPALYLGVWEHGVSLYGWSADRDGGFGERHPDLLGGRGTLKLTQARAGEVPDEDLRALFAAALDGPQG; from the coding sequence ATGGACGCACACGAGTACGTCGCGGCCGTCCCGGAGACGCACCGGGCCCTCTTCGAGAGGGTGGACCGCCTGCTGCGCGAGGGTCGCGACGACCTCGAGACCGACCTGTCGTACGGGATCCTGCGGTACCGGCGCCCGGGACCGGCCCGGGCGCGCCGGCCCGCGCTGTACCTGGGGGTGTGGGAGCACGGCGTCTCGCTGTACGGCTGGTCCGCCGACCGCGACGGGGGTTTCGGCGAGCGCCACCCGGACCTGCTCGGTGGCCGCGGCACGCTCAAGCTGACGCAGGCCCGCGCGGGGGAGGTGCCGGACGAGGACCTGCGCGCGCTGTTCGCCGCGGCGCTCGACGGACCGCAGGGCTGA
- a CDS encoding alpha-N-arabinofuranosidase yields MPSRVVRAVLEADLPGPRINRHLYGHFAEHLGRCVYGGFWVGEDSEVPNEGGLRLDVVEALRALDIPNLRWPGGCFADTYHWRDGVGPREDRPTMVNSHWGDVVEDNSFGTHEFMALCELLGADPYVSANVGSGTVREAAEWIEYLTRADDSPMARLRRENGRDEPWRVPFWGLGNEPWGCGGGMGSGAYAELARQYGTYSLDHGDNHLYRIAAGAADADYRWTEVLLQNLGRHLGVGEVTGHGTNTYQAVSFHHYTIVGDSWDAKGSATRFDTDEYYRTMVKAAAIERILAGHAAVMDAYDPDRRVGLVLDEWGTWFDVEPGTNPGFLFQQNTLRDALVASVHFDAFHRHADRLVMANIAQTVNVLQAMLLTDGDALVLTPSYHVFAMNKGHHDAASLPLAVRGATPSRTVGDTELATFSASASTKDGRVLVSLTNLDATEPLVVELDVRGVQVGSVEGHLLTAPEISAHNTATDTPVVVSDLQDVSVHGGLLRVTLPAHSFATVGFAVSA; encoded by the coding sequence GTGCCCTCCCGCGTGGTCCGCGCCGTGCTGGAGGCCGACCTGCCCGGCCCCCGCATCAACCGGCACCTCTACGGGCACTTCGCCGAGCACCTCGGCCGGTGCGTCTACGGCGGGTTCTGGGTGGGGGAGGACTCCGAGGTCCCGAACGAGGGCGGCCTGCGCCTCGACGTCGTGGAGGCGTTGCGCGCGCTGGACATCCCGAACCTGCGCTGGCCGGGCGGGTGCTTCGCGGACACCTACCACTGGCGCGACGGGGTCGGTCCGCGCGAGGACCGCCCCACGATGGTGAACTCCCACTGGGGCGACGTCGTGGAGGACAACTCCTTCGGCACCCACGAGTTCATGGCGCTGTGCGAACTCCTCGGGGCCGACCCCTACGTCTCGGCCAACGTCGGCAGCGGAACCGTCCGCGAGGCGGCGGAGTGGATCGAGTACCTCACCCGGGCCGACGACTCCCCGATGGCGCGGCTGCGGCGGGAGAACGGCCGCGACGAACCCTGGAGGGTCCCGTTCTGGGGGCTGGGCAACGAACCCTGGGGGTGCGGCGGGGGCATGGGCTCCGGTGCGTACGCCGAACTCGCGCGGCAGTACGGGACGTACAGCCTCGACCACGGCGACAACCACCTCTACCGCATCGCGGCGGGCGCGGCCGACGCCGACTACCGCTGGACCGAGGTCCTCCTGCAGAACCTCGGCCGCCACCTCGGGGTCGGCGAGGTCACCGGTCACGGCACGAACACCTACCAGGCGGTGTCGTTCCACCACTACACGATCGTCGGGGACAGCTGGGACGCGAAGGGGTCGGCCACCCGGTTCGACACCGACGAGTACTACCGCACGATGGTGAAGGCCGCGGCCATCGAGCGGATCCTCGCCGGGCACGCCGCCGTCATGGACGCGTACGACCCCGACCGGCGCGTGGGCCTCGTCCTCGACGAGTGGGGCACGTGGTTCGACGTCGAACCGGGGACGAACCCCGGGTTCCTGTTCCAGCAGAACACCCTGCGGGACGCCCTCGTCGCGTCCGTGCACTTCGACGCCTTCCACCGGCACGCCGACCGGCTCGTCATGGCGAACATCGCCCAGACGGTGAACGTGCTGCAGGCCATGCTGCTCACCGACGGGGACGCGCTCGTCCTGACCCCGAGCTACCACGTCTTCGCCATGAACAAGGGCCACCACGACGCCGCCTCCCTGCCGCTGGCGGTCCGCGGGGCCACCCCGAGCCGGACCGTCGGGGACACCGAGCTCGCGACGTTCTCCGCCTCGGCCAGCACCAAGGACGGCCGCGTCCTCGTCTCGCTCACCAACCTCGACGCGACCGAACCCCTCGTCGTCGAGCTCGACGTCCGGGGGGTCCAGGTCGGCTCCGTCGAGGGGCACCTCCTCACGGCGCCGGAGATCTCGGCCCACAACACCGCCACGGACACCCCCGTCGTCGTGAGCGACCTGCAGGACGTGTCCGTCCACGGCGGCCTGCTGCGGGTGACGTTGCCCGCGCACAGCTTCGCCACCGTCGGCTTCGCCGTCAGCGCCTGA
- a CDS encoding ABC transporter substrate-binding protein produces the protein MTTPALNPFLSRRRALALGGLAGGVALTASACSSGSSGSGDPNTFEFWSFTGINQKADVESYKKLAPDVTVKLTEVGNAQETAQGLTTALAGGKVPDLVLIQAGDLPKFMKNPGNFTDLATLGADQVEDDYVDWVMAQATAKSGEIVGIPTDVGGMGVAYRTDLFAAAGLPTNRDEVSALWPTWEEFIATGQRYTQASGSAFIDNAATTVFLQAVSQGTEQYYSADGEVVYDTNPVVKDSFDLGLKAIAAGITAKLESFSDGWNAGMAKGTFAAVAAPSWMLGSIRSAAPETEGKWDIATIPGGSGNWGGSYLAIPARAGNPKAAWAYISKMQSPEQQLQHFIESGSLPTTPVNYDKPELVDHTDPFFGDAPTGKIFTQAVLGLKPFLNGEYNTEISTELLNALNGVEGDGAPAAAAWDTAVKGIKTAIGA, from the coding sequence GTGACCACGCCCGCCCTGAACCCCTTCCTCAGCCGTCGCCGCGCCCTCGCCCTCGGGGGCCTGGCCGGCGGGGTCGCCCTCACCGCCTCGGCCTGCTCGTCGGGTTCCAGCGGGTCCGGTGACCCGAACACCTTCGAGTTCTGGTCGTTCACCGGCATCAACCAGAAGGCCGACGTCGAGTCGTACAAGAAGCTCGCGCCCGACGTGACGGTGAAGCTGACGGAGGTCGGCAACGCCCAGGAGACCGCCCAGGGCCTGACCACCGCCCTGGCCGGCGGGAAGGTCCCCGACCTCGTCCTCATCCAGGCCGGCGACCTGCCGAAGTTCATGAAGAACCCCGGCAACTTCACCGACCTCGCCACCCTCGGCGCCGACCAGGTCGAGGACGACTACGTCGACTGGGTCATGGCCCAGGCCACGGCGAAGTCCGGCGAGATCGTCGGCATCCCCACCGACGTCGGCGGCATGGGCGTCGCCTACCGCACCGACCTGTTCGCCGCCGCGGGCCTGCCGACGAACCGCGACGAGGTCAGCGCTCTGTGGCCCACGTGGGAGGAGTTCATCGCCACCGGCCAGCGCTACACCCAGGCCTCGGGCAGCGCCTTCATCGACAACGCGGCCACCACCGTCTTCCTGCAGGCCGTCTCGCAGGGGACCGAGCAGTACTACTCCGCCGACGGGGAGGTCGTGTACGACACCAACCCCGTCGTCAAGGACTCCTTCGACCTCGGGCTGAAGGCCATCGCCGCCGGCATCACGGCCAAGCTGGAGAGCTTCAGCGACGGCTGGAACGCCGGCATGGCCAAGGGCACCTTCGCCGCCGTGGCCGCCCCGTCGTGGATGCTCGGATCCATCCGCTCGGCCGCGCCCGAGACCGAGGGCAAGTGGGACATCGCCACGATCCCCGGCGGCAGCGGCAACTGGGGTGGCAGCTACCTCGCCATCCCCGCCCGCGCCGGGAACCCGAAGGCGGCCTGGGCCTACATCTCGAAGATGCAGTCGCCCGAGCAGCAGCTGCAGCACTTCATCGAGTCCGGCTCGCTGCCGACGACCCCGGTGAACTACGACAAGCCCGAGCTCGTCGACCACACCGACCCGTTCTTCGGCGACGCGCCGACCGGCAAGATCTTCACCCAGGCCGTCCTGGGCCTGAAGCCGTTCCTCAACGGCGAGTACAACACCGAGATCAGCACCGAGCTGCTCAACGCCCTCAACGGCGTCGAGGGTGACGGTGCCCCGGCCGCCGCCGCCTGGGACACCGCCGTCAAGGGCATCAAGACGGCGATCGGCGCCTGA
- a CDS encoding carbohydrate ABC transporter permease, translating to MATTTGTPQRDSVRVRTSRTRRRSIGRVRWYTYLLLGLAAAACIFPVYWMFVVSSVGSQAATQLPPRVVPGGNFLDLLELVFETVPFVRSLVNSFVVASLIAVGQAFLCSLAGFAFAKMTFKGRDVLFLVLVLTMTVPAQLAIIPQYMIMSTLGWVDTLQALVVPGLVSAFGIFWMRQHISATISDELLQAARMDGANSWQIFLRIAFPVVRPAAAVLGLLGFVNAWNDFLWPFIVLKSPDMYTAQIAIKALQSNISVDLGLAMAGSFLVTVPLLVLFAFFGKQMVSGIMDGAFKG from the coding sequence ATGGCCACCACCACCGGAACCCCGCAGCGCGACTCCGTCCGCGTCCGGACGTCGCGGACCCGCCGGCGGTCCATCGGCCGCGTGCGCTGGTACACCTACCTGCTGCTCGGCCTCGCGGCCGCGGCCTGCATCTTCCCCGTCTACTGGATGTTCGTCGTCTCCTCCGTGGGGTCGCAGGCAGCGACGCAGCTGCCGCCCCGCGTCGTGCCCGGCGGGAACTTCCTGGACCTGCTCGAGCTGGTGTTCGAGACGGTCCCGTTCGTCCGGTCGCTCGTCAACAGCTTCGTCGTCGCGTCCCTCATCGCGGTCGGTCAGGCGTTCCTCTGCTCCCTGGCCGGTTTCGCCTTCGCCAAGATGACCTTCAAGGGACGGGACGTGCTGTTCCTCGTCCTCGTCCTGACGATGACCGTCCCGGCCCAGCTCGCGATCATCCCGCAGTACATGATCATGTCGACGCTCGGCTGGGTGGACACCCTGCAGGCGCTCGTCGTGCCGGGTCTGGTCAGCGCCTTCGGCATCTTCTGGATGCGCCAGCACATCAGCGCGACGATCAGCGACGAGCTGCTGCAGGCCGCCCGGATGGACGGCGCGAACTCCTGGCAGATCTTCCTGCGGATCGCCTTCCCGGTGGTCCGGCCGGCGGCCGCGGTGCTCGGGCTGCTCGGGTTCGTCAACGCGTGGAACGACTTCCTGTGGCCGTTCATCGTGCTGAAGTCCCCGGACATGTACACGGCGCAGATCGCCATCAAGGCGCTGCAGTCCAACATCTCCGTCGACCTCGGCCTGGCGATGGCCGGTTCCTTCCTCGTGACGGTGCCGCTGCTGGTGCTGTTCGCGTTCTTCGGCAAGCAGATGGTGTCCGGCATCATGGACGGAGCGTTCAAGGGATGA
- a CDS encoding manganese efflux pump MntP has translation MSLWTLLVIALGVSADAFAVALGKGLHLRRLTVRSAASLALAFGFFQALMPVLGWALGRQFRGYITAFDHWVAFGLLALIGGKMLWEAFTGGADEEEDSDGIPVRQLLLLALATSIDALAVGISFAFLDVAIVPAALAIGVTTAVITAVGAVIGHKAGSRFGKPAEVLGGLVLIGIGVNIVLEHTGVL, from the coding sequence GTGTCCCTGTGGACCCTGCTCGTCATCGCCCTCGGCGTCTCCGCCGACGCCTTCGCCGTCGCCCTCGGCAAGGGCCTGCACCTGCGTCGCCTCACCGTGCGCAGCGCGGCGTCCCTGGCTCTCGCCTTCGGGTTCTTCCAGGCCCTCATGCCGGTCCTGGGCTGGGCCCTGGGCCGGCAGTTCCGCGGCTACATCACGGCGTTCGACCACTGGGTCGCCTTCGGGCTGCTCGCCCTCATCGGCGGGAAGATGCTGTGGGAGGCGTTCACCGGCGGCGCGGACGAGGAGGAGGACAGCGACGGGATCCCGGTGCGGCAGCTGCTGCTCCTGGCCCTGGCGACGAGCATCGACGCCCTCGCCGTCGGCATCAGCTTCGCCTTCCTCGACGTCGCCATCGTCCCGGCCGCCCTCGCCATCGGCGTCACGACGGCCGTGATCACCGCCGTCGGTGCGGTCATCGGCCACAAGGCCGGCAGTCGCTTCGGCAAGCCCGCCGAGGTCCTCGGCGGGCTGGTCCTCATCGGCATCGGCGTGAACATCGTGCTGGAGCACACCGGCGTCCTCTGA